The Saccharomycodes ludwigii strain NBRC 1722 chromosome II, whole genome shotgun sequence genome window below encodes:
- the SAC6 gene encoding fimbrin (similar to Saccharomyces cerevisiae YDR129C | SAC6 | Suppressor of ACtin) — MNIVKLQKKFPILTQEDLFSTIEKFRSIDSDDKGWVEKQDALESIANSGEASYDQARQTLKQVDVDASGHVELDDYVELVARIKEQAQGGGASAYAAVPTGNSRIASNNISNIITSTADTGSLQVKGTGIQARIVVGGSTAGTTHTINEEERTEFTKHINSVLSGDEDIADRLPFPTDTFQLFDECRDGLVLSKLINDSVPDTIDTRVLNIPKNGKPLNNFKAGENANIVINSAKAIGCVVVNVHPEDIIEGKEHLILGLIWQIIRRGLLNKIDIKLHPELYRLLEDDETLEEFLRLPPEKILLRWFNYHLNQANWPRRVSNFSKDVSDGENYTVLLNQLAPDLCSRAPLQTQDLHQRAEEILQNAEKLNCRKYLTPKSLVSGNPKLNLAFVAHLFNTHPGLDPITEEEKPEIEDFDAEGEREARVFTLWLNSLDVDPPIVSLFEDLKDGLVLLQAYEKVMPGVVDFKHVNKKPVSGSPVSRFKALENTNYAVELGKKNHFSLVGIEGADIVDGNKLLTLGLVWQLMRRNIVLTMKHLAKGKELTDGELLAWAQAQVVKGNKSSTIRSFSDPSLSNAHFLLDVLHGIAPGYVDYDLVTPGTTDEEKYANAKLAISIARKLGALIWLVPEDINEVRSRLIITFVASLMSLHK, encoded by the coding sequence ATGAATATTgttaaattacaaaaaaaatttcctATTTTGACCCAagaagatttattttctaccATTGAAAAGTTTAGATCAATCGATTCAGACGATAAAGGATGGGTTGAAAAACAGGACGCTTTGGAATCTATTGCTAACTCAGGTGAAGCTTCCTATGATCAGGCTCGTCAGACTTTAAAACAAGTTGATGTTGATGCCTCAGGCCACGTCGAACTAGATGATTATGTTGAATTGGTTGCTAGAATAAAGGAACAGGCTCAGGGTGGTGGCGCTTCAGCATATGCTGCTGTCCCTACAGGTAATTCACGTATTGCTTCCAACAACATATCAAACATAATAACTTCTACCGCCGATACAGGGAGCTTACAAGTTAAAGGTACAGGTATTCAAGCAAGAATTGTTGTTGGCGGTTCTACTGCAGGTACTACTCATACAATTAATGAGGAAGAAAGAACTGAATTCACAAAACATATTAATAGTGTCTTAAGTGGCGATGAAGATATCGCTGATAGACTACCCTTTCCAACGGATACTTTCCAATTGTTTGATGAATGTAGAGATGGGTTAGTTTTATCCAAATTAATCAATGATTCGGTTCCTGATACTATCGATACAAgagttttaaatattccTAAAAATGGCAAAccattaaataattttaaggCTGGTGAAAATGCAAATATCGTCATCAATTCGGCTAAGGCTATTGGAtgtgttgttgttaatgTTCACCCCGAAGATATTATTGAGGGTAAGGAACATTTGATTTTGGGGTTGATTTGGCAAATCATTAGAAGAGggttattaaataaaatcgATATTAAGTTACACCCGGAATTGTATCGTTTAttagaagatgatgaaacATTGGAAGAATTTTTGAGATTGCCACCagaaaagattttattgCGTTGGTTCAACTACCACTTGAATCAGGCCAATTGGCCAAGAAGAGTTTCCAATTTCTCTAAAGATGTTTCTGATGGTGAAAACTATACTGTTTTATTGAACCAGCTAGCCCCTGACTTGTGTTCCAGAGCTCCACTACAAACTCAAGATTTACATCAGAGGGCTGAAgaaattttacaaaacGCTGAAAAGTTAAACTgtagaaaatatttaacaCCAAAATCACTAGTTTCCGGTAATCCTAAATTGAATTTAGCTTTTGTTGCCCATCTATTCAACACCCATCCGGGATTGGATCCAATTactgaagaagaaaaaccAGAAATTGAAGATTTTGACGCTGAAGGTGAGAGAGAAGCCAGAGTTTTCACTTTGTGGTTAAACTCGTTAGATGTTGATCCTCCAATTGTTTCTTTGTTTGAAGATTTGAAAGATGGCTTGGTTTTACTACAGGCCTATGAAAAGGTCATGCCAGGCGTGGTCGATTTTAAACATGTGAATAAAAAACCAGTTTCAGGTTCTCCAGTTTCAAGATTTAAAGCTTTGGAAAATACAAATTACGCTGTTGAATTAGGTAAGAAAAATCATTTCAGTTTAGTTGGTATAGAAGGTGCTGATATAGTGGACGGCAACAAATTATTGACTTTGGGCCTAGTTTGGCAATTAATGCGCCgaaatattgttttaacCATGAAGCATTTAGCTAAGGGTAAGGAACTTACAGATGGTGAACTATTAGCTTGGGCTCAAGCTCAAGTTGTTAAAGGCAACAAATCTTCAACCATTAGAAGTTTCTCGGATCCATCCTTGTCTAATGCTCACTTCTTACTAGATGTTTTACATGGCATTGCACCAGGTTATGTCGACTATGATTTAGTTACCCCTGGAACAACTGATGAGGAGAAATACGCTAACGCTAAGCTAGCCATTTCTATTGCCAGAAAATTAGGCGCTTTAATTTGGTTGGTTCCTGAAGATATTAACGAAGTTCGTTCAAGATTAATTATTACCTTTGTAGCTTCTTTGATGTCTTTACACAAGTGA
- the APC9 gene encoding anaphase promoting complex subunit 9 (similar to Saccharomyces cerevisiae YLR102C | APC9 | Anaphase Promoting Complex), which translates to MIDKNDTNSIGNVQQEDANNGQLNNDGNINNHVLPFTPWKTPKHHILPDKTPSNPPLISPNLMAVRSIEAIEQKYKLNNVKGHKLFDYAPDTKTTSTQENMNKKRSIKNKKNLNHPIIANKTVPLCEENESYLTDNADTTTTIDINDDEEERKQNDTSQLEFNPGVYDYRCLYNLKPLSMNRQEEFLQIERAMHCRIFHENKHKESIDFRPDLQIFCCDEDYTEYLNDQKKRQNSIDFKTDYPVEPLTNSESSGDHDILQVNKDRSYFGRRERSEVNGLQGETPIIDHSILNRRLFEKAKDFTTPISKYIGLSLKSSSSRNRSNSLKNRHSYTREEKEEEKEVEEVDEEEEEGETEKEKDDDIEEQDICNVNANNGDDNILVSISGVSNLELQDYISKKFEKYSAEKKIKNSFINCNSKNTDDNELTFRKFSSKSINRLKINKKGDYGSHRIMNIHGDSYNKGNKQVYRLLSFLNDLKPKYLNELQVYFNESTPTSQPAMNKNDNYHSILPNSSTSESKFLNREFGSITNILSKIELQEQYKIYIRETEILNKLRKNKFISKSVLFERDNDDNGENSGIRDIKNVADLDKIVANIRDQCQSIWYTDSIIF; encoded by the coding sequence ATGATTGACAAAAATGACACCAACAGCATAGGTAATGTCCAACAAGAAGATGCTAACAACGGACAATTAAATAACGATGGTAACATTAACAACCATGTTTTACCATTTACACCTTGGAAAACACCAAAACATCATATTTTACCGGATAAAACGCCAAGCAATCCACCTTTAATTTCACCAAATTTAATGGCTGTAAGATCTATTGAAGCCATAGAGCAAAAATATAAGTTGAACAATGTTAAAGGCCATAAGTTGTTTGATTATGCACCAGATACGAAAACTACGAGCACACAAGAgaatatgaataaaaaaagatccataaaaaacaagaaaaatttaaaccaCCCAATAATAGCTAATAAAACTGTCCCGTTGTgtgaagaaaatgaaagttATTTAACAGATAATGCTgatactactactaccatTGATATCAATGACGATGAAGAAGAACgaaaacaaaatgataCTAGTCAACTAGAGTTTAATCCTGGTGTATACGACTACCGTTGTTTGTACAATTTGAAACCATTATCGATGAATAGACAGGAAGAGTTTTTACAAATTGAAAGAGCCATGCATTGTAGAATTTTTCATGAAAATAAACACAAGGAGAGCATAGATTTTAGACCTGATTTACAGATTTTTTGTTGTGATGAAGATTATAcagaatatttaaatgatcagaaaaaaagacagaATTCTATTGATTTCAAAACCGATTATCCTGTAGAACCTCTAACTAACTCAGAATCTAGTGGCGACCATGATATTTTACAAGTAAATAAAGATAGATCATATTTTGGAAGGAGAGAAAGATCGGAAGTTAATGGTTTACAAGGTGAAACACCTATTATTGACCATAGTATTTTAAATAGGCGACTTTTCGAGAAAGCAAAAGATTTTACGACTCCTATTTCCAAATACATAGGACtatctttaaaatcaaGCTCATCGAGAAATAGAAGTaatagtttaaaaaatagaCACAGCTATACACGTgaagagaaagaagaagaaaaagaagttgAAGAAGTTgacgaagaagaagaggaaggagaaacagaaaaagaaaaagatgatgatattgAGGAACAGGACATTTGTAACGTCAATGCTAATAATGGagatgataatattttagtaTCAATATCAGGTGTCTCAAATTTGGAATTACAAgattatatttcaaaaaaatttgaaaaatatagtgcagaaaagaaaataaaaaatagttttattaattgcAATAGCAAAAACACCGATGATAACGAATTGAcatttagaaaattttcttcaaaatcCATAAACAGGttgaaaattaataaaaaaggagaTTATGGGTCTCACAGAATTATGAATATTCATGGTGATTCTTATAATAAAGGCAATAAACAAGTTTACCGGTTATTATCgtttttaaatgatttgAAGCCAAAGTATTTGAATGAGTTACAGGtttattttaatgaatCTACCCCTACTTCTCAACCAGCCATGAATAAGAATGACAATTATCACAGCATATTACCTAATTCTTCAACTTCTGAATCAAAGTTTTTGAACAGAGAATTTGGCTCAATAACCAATATTCTAAGTAAGATAGAGCTACAAGAGCAgtacaaaatatatattagaGAAACTGAAATTTTGAATAAGCTGAGGAAAAATAAGTTTATCAGTAAATCAGTTTTATTTGAACGCgacaatgatgataatggaGAGAATAGTGGTATTCGAGATATCAAAAATGTCGCTGATTTAGACAAAATAGTGGCTAATATTAGAGATCAGTGTCAGAGCATTTGGTATACAGattctataattttttaa
- the CDC45 gene encoding DNA replication initiation factor CDC45 (similar to Saccharomyces cerevisiae YLR103C | CDC45 | Cell Division Cycle) encodes MYVNIRAFKSVYETILSTSASHSSCQLVIFVSCLNIDALCATKMLTRLFKTQLIQLQLVPVFGYTELREHYMKMDEDIKNVILVGCGGMVDLESFLSNDDDDDPINRSVYILDTHRPWNLDNIFGSENIICFDDNTIDDELQNEKSAYQKLSQLLEEEDDEEEEDEEEKDEEEEDDEEEDDEEEETEREEGDDNEEAISSSNDENSNSKTEDLGIEKDEGDQGEDESDPKLRKRSNKNDSGKTKKRKKMKGIIHQLEKTIQKYYTQGTTISNSLSVQIYSLVSLLGETDMDYLWLTIIGATSLDNTYPQVYNKLFPLLEDESKRLVTNTSAEMTKTPDTVKINIEQDYYLYLLRYSTLYNSFFYSNYVNAKLGLWNENGKRKLHKMFARMGISLIEAQKHWLYMNNDIKKELGNIFRNNLDIYGLQDIIRDAFIKIAGYRSSISAFEFVEGINALLEVGDSSGDVSSNANRDKTVDNDYLPIDEVLEKRSKQWISNFWESWDALDARDHMKLQNGINRAKLLQAIVFNTGVTILEKKLIKNLRIYRLCVLQDGPDLESYRNPLTLLRLGNWLLDCCAEGSDDRSLLPLVLAALDTTTDTYLCAGMAPKYPRGLALERTEPTLNNFSVAFQLVATEINAKVKIDNFESSILEIRRDDLSPFLEKLTLSGLL; translated from the coding sequence ATGTATGTAAATATCAGAGCATTCAAAAGTGTATATGAAACTATTTTATCAACTTCTGCATCACATTCATCATGCCAATTAGTTATATTTGTTTCCTGTTTAAACATAGACGCATTATGTGCCACCAAAATGCTAACTAGGTTATTTAAAACTCAATTAATCCAACTACAACTTGTTCCAGTATTTGGTTATACCGAACTACGTGAACATTATATGAAAATGGATgaagatataaaaaacGTGATATTGGTAGGTTGCGGAGGAATGGTTGATTTAGAATCTTTTTTGAGTAacgatgacgatgatgatcCAATAAATAGATcggtatatatattagatACACATAGACCGTGGAATTTAGATAATATATTTGGATCAGAAAACATTATTTGTTTCGATGACAATACCATTGACGATGAGTtacaaaatgaaaaaagcGCATACCAAAAATTATCGCAATTattagaagaagaggacgatgaagaagaagaggatgaagaagaaaaggatgaagaagaagaggatgatgaagaagaggatgatgaagaagaagaaacgGAAAGAGAAGAAGGAgatgataatgaagaaGCCATTTCTAGTTCTAACGACGAAAACTCAAACTCTAAAACTGAAGATTTAGGTATCGAAAAAGATGAAGGTGATCAAGGAGAGGATGAATCAGATCCAAAGCTTAGGAAAAGAagcaataaaaatgattctggaaaaacgaaaaaaaggaaaaaaatgaaagggATAATACACCaattagaaaaaacaatccaaaaatattatactCAAGGTACTACCATATCTAATTCCTTGTCAGTACAAATCTATTCCTTAGTATCTTTATTAGGTGAAACAGATATGGATTATTTATGGCTAACGATAATAGGTGCCACATCATTGGATAACACATATCCACAGGTCTATAATAAACTATTTCCACTACTAGAAGATGAATCCAAAAGACTTGTTACCAACACTTCAGCTGAGATGACAAAAACACCGGATACggtgaaaataaacattgAACAGGATTACTATCTATATTTGCTAAGATACTCCACTTTGTATAATTCCTTCTTCTACTCTAATTACGTCAATGCTAAATTGGGGCTTTGGAATGAAAATGGCAAAAGGAAACTACACAAGATGTTTGCTAGAATGGGTATCTCATTGATTGAAGCACAAAAGCATTGGCTATATATGAATAATGACATTAAAAAGGAATTGGGAAATATATTCAGAAATAATTTAGATATTTATGGACTACAAGATATAATAAGAGATgcttttataaaaattgcTGGGTATAGGAGCTCTATAAGTGCTTTTGAATTTGTTGAAGGTATAAATGCGTTATTGGAAGTTGGTGATAGTAGTGGTGATGTCTCTAGTAATGCTAATAGAGACAAGACTGTAGACAATGACTACCTTCCCATCGATGAAGTGTTAGAGAAAAGGAGTAAACAGTGGATAAGCAACTTTTGGGAAAGTTGGGACGCACTGGATGCTAGAGATCACATGAAGCTACAAAACGGGATAAATCGTGCAAAGCTTTTACAAGCAATTGTTTTCAATACTGGCGTAACTATTTTGGAGAAGAAATTGATCAAAAATTTACGTATTTATCGCTTGTGTGTTTTACAAGATGGACCTGATTTGGAATCATATAGGAATCCGTTAACTTTATTGAGGCTGGGCAACTGGCTATTAGATTGCTGTGCAGAGGGCTCTGACGATCGTTCGTTACTACCACTGGTACTGGCTGCTTTAGATACCACTACTGACACTTATTTATGTGCAGGTATGGCACCTAAATATCCACGCGGATTGGCGTTAGAACGAACAGAACCTACATTGAATAACTTCAGTGTGGCATTTCAATTGGTTGCTACTGAGATTAATGCGAAAGTTAAAATAGATAATTTTGAGAGTTCAATTTTGGAAATTCGCAGGGATGATTTATCTCcatttttggaaaagttGACATTGAGCGGATTGTTATAA
- the LCL2 gene encoding Lcl2p (similar to Saccharomyces cerevisiae YLR104W | LCL2 | Long Chronological Lifespan 2): protein MLKYYPTLLILGLLSLLPFTSAFFEEFFQQGFFQHQQNHQQKQQVSHEESVLNNNECSKYLCPETKACVDKPIDCPCPYPASQLKCILPDNKNYVCISKPAVDDPKLMELYDDLEKGPKQHNEGVRDCGWVIDASKGLV, encoded by the coding sequence atgttGAAATATTATCCAACTCTACTGATATTAGgtttattatctttattgCCCTTCACCTCTGCGTTCTTCGAAGAATTCTTCCAACAAGGATTTTTTCAGCATCAACAAAACcatcaacaaaaacaacaagttTCACATGAAGAGTCagttttgaataataatgaatgTTCCAAATACCTATGTCCAGAAACTAAAGCATGTGTGGATAAACCAATTGATTGTCCTTGTCCATATCCAGCAAGTCAATTGAAATGTATTTTACCcgataacaaaaattacGTATGTATATCAAAGCCTGCTGTCGATGATCCCAAATTGATGGAATTGTATGATGATCTTGAAAAGGGACCTAAGCAACATAATGAAGGTGTAAGAGATTGTGGTTGGGTTATAGACGCCTCAAAGGGATTGgtgtaa